The nucleotide sequence CATAACCTTTTGAAGGAAGAggtattttatgattttagGGTTATTCTTTTTTGTTCTCTGTTGCTCTTGTTACAAACACTTAGTTGGATTAGGCTGGCCTACAGTCTAAAATTTTCTGCATGTTGCTGAGTCAAGCATGGAATGACTCTTTATAAGCTCTTTGCTGCCTGGATATTTTCGGTTTCTCAAAAGTTTATTGGAACAGACTGTTATGTTGACATACATTGCTTCAAATTTGGTGTTTTCCTGGTAAAGGAATTATTTTCCTGCATATAGTCAGTATAAATATTGAAAATTCGCAAATAAGCATTGAAACTTGCCCTATTGCAATGCCTGAGAGATGAGACTGTTTAAAGAAAGTTTAGATTGTTTTTTCTATGTGGGTTGGTGGGCAGCTTGCTCTAATGAATATGCTAGATGAAAACCTAACTCTCCTGTTTATCTGACAGAGGCTATCAGGTGCATCTTTATTGATATTCGCTAATAAGCAAGACATCAAAGGAGCTTTAACACCCAGTGAAATTGCTAAGGTAAACCTACGCATGGATAAAGTATTGCTCGCTTGCTTGTGATTTTTGAACACAGTGTGTTCTTTATAACAATTTTGAATTTGCGAGGACTTGGTTTCTCATTGAATGGAAATTGCTGTGGCAGTTTGGCTTTAGAGTTTAGAGTAATATATGCAAACTAATTTTATATAAGCTAGCACATACTGTGATGGTTGGAGTTGATATTTGTTATGGTATTCCCTTGCGCGGTTTCTTCAATTTCACTGCCTGTCTCATTGCACCTATATTCCTTGTTGCATGAGAaaaaactttctttttcttttctgagaTGGCTTTCATTGAAACTTATAGGTGCTGAACCTGGAAAATCTGGACAAAACACGACATTGGGAAATTGTGGGCTGTAGTGCATACACTGGTGAGGGCTTGCTTGAGGGATTCGACTGGTTGGTTCAGGACATCGCCTCTCGGATTTATATGCTCGACTAATCAATGTGGGGATCATTTCTGTTGCGTCAGACTCAAATGCTTTATGATGGCTATATGGAATTTGTGTAtcagaaatataaaatattctTGGACTTGCTCATCTGTGAACATGAGTGTTCCAATTTATTGTATGGCAAGCAAGGgctgttttcttttgtttttttttagaaCATGCGGCCACCGATCCATGAAATGAGATTTCATGTACAAGTAATATTTCTGCTTGTAACCTAAGTACACGGACAGGAATCTGCAATCGCGACTAAAACTTGAATGATTGTTCAACGTTTAAACATTATTTCAGACAGCTTCAAACTACAAAATCCTTTCATTTTGGGCTCAACAATGAAAATAGCTTCTACAGAAAGAAGTACTGTGAACCAGCCTCGAAGGTAACAACACATTGGCCCTCATTTGGACTTCTTcccttgcttcttcttgataACTTCATCAGTGTACATTATGCCCTTGCCTTTGTAAACTTCAGGAGGCTTGCAACTACGAACAGCAGCAGCAAACTGGTGCACCCTATGCTTGTCTATTCCAGTGCAGCAAACTACATTGTTCTTGAAACAGAAGACACGAACAGCCGGAGGAACAGTTAGTTCAACCTCATGACTGTACCccaatttgagaaataataaGCGTCCCTCTGCTTCAGCCCTGGCTTTATATCCAACACCAACAATCTTCAGAAAACGAAAGAACTTGGCTTCCATTGTAGTTAAGTGTCAATTGAAATCCTGGATTCTTCTGAATGAATAAAAGAATCAGTTGTTATAAAGAATTGGAACTGCATATTTAATTTCAAATGAACACATTCTCTTTAAACATGGTATTTCTTATAGAAAGTTGTCAACTGAGAAGCTGTAATTTCGGATGAAAATACAATTCACTCCAAATTAAAAGGTTATAGAGTGAATTGACTGAACATCAACTAAAAAAACAATTCACTTATACATTGCATTATGATTCAGATTATAACCCAATAAAAGATCCCATGAGCAGCAGTAAATCAAAGGTGTAGGTTATCAAACTAAGGTAACATCGTATACACACAGATACACAAAACTCCCGCACTATAAGGACAAAAGAAAGCAATTGTCAATAGGTCTTTCCAGAATCCAACTTGAAGCGACGcactcaagaaaaaaaaagttgataaaGTGGAAGGGATACATTCAAGTATCAAACAAAGGAGAGTTTTGAATGCCACCAAAGGAGGTCGAAATATAGCAAGAAAATGTTACGGCATCACAAGAACAAGCATTTTGTCGAACAATTTGTGAGCACTAACGCCAACTCTGTCACAAACCAAAATTCTCTCGTAGCAGACAGTTAACAACAAACTTCAAGCCCCGTTTCGCAAATAAACGAGTATGTGAATTCATTGCATTGGAGAAAAATACAAACCTATCATCAACTAAGAACCTAAAATCGCTGTTCTCATGTTTCCAAGGCAACCAAAGTGTGCAGACTGACTAAGATGTCTCCGATTAATCTTAAAGATTGATACATTCCGAAAAAAGAATACTTCATGTGATTGAATCAACACCATTAACATGTTAAATCAGACAAAAGAAATGAAACTTAATACTTCATTTAGATCAATCGACCATGGACAAGTTAAatgaaggggggggggggagagagagagaagctaaagaagagaaagaagcaaGTTTAGGGTTGAGTTCATACTTGATGGGCGTTGCAAGTGAGGGCTGAAGATGGAGGTCTCGAGTGCTCGCTTCTCTACTGTACAATCGACAGGGAAGGAAGGGTTTTCCTTTCCTCTCCTGGAGTCCTGAATCTTGATTCGCTGGATTCATTGGGTTTTCAGTTTTTCGGCTTTATTCATTGGGCTTTGAGACATGGGCCACTCAATTGTATTCTTTAAAACCCAtcataaaattaaactattagACTGTCGAGCAATAAAACGTGATGTTTAGAACCACCAGTAGTTCAGATGACATTCATGTGTGTGATTTTTCATAGATGTTTCAAGTTCGAGTCTCCCTATCCCATcctttataataaaaaaatatagcgTGATACAGTGTGGATTGTCTATGTATAAGCTCGTCCCCAGCTCAGTTCAAATGAGTGCTTTAGTTATCGAGATAAATCTTGTATATATGCCAGCCAGTTTTCCCTGGAATCTTGATTGATTCCGCACACTATGCGATGTTTTCTTTATTGTACATTCCATGGCTATTCCTTCTTCTGGTTCAACAAGAAATTTTAGTTCTTCATTCAAAGCAATGTCTTTACTGGGGAACATGTTGCCCAGTTCCCCGGCTATTCCTTCTCTTAATTCAACAAGAAGTTTTAATTCTTCATTCAAAGTGATGTCTTTACAGAAGAGTGTGACCCAGTGGTAAAATTGTGTAActctagaggtcacatgttcaaccCGTCCCCACACTTACTTTCTTTAATGCTCGCATGGAGGCAACGGCGTTGCTACTTGATATTTAAGAGCTACCCTATCAGGGGTCCCTGCGGGCTGCGGGGTCATCTGATAAAGGAGTAGCATATCAGGGATCTCAGGTGCAGCAAAACTATAGTGGGGTTTGCATATGCTAGTTTGAGTATATTCTCATAGAAGAAAGATTAATCATTTACCATGCATAATTGCATATGCAGCATTACAAAGTACTTATTTTTCAGCCATTTATAGGGACTAGACAAGGGAATTCAATATGAGAGTGGTGCAGCAGCAAGCGGTGGCACCTCCGCCCCTGAACGGCCATTGGCAGTGTGACTCATTTTTTATCAATTCCCCAGAACTTAGAAGTCTTCACATCGTCCTCCCCCATCTGCCTCGAGAACTCCTCATGATCATATGTAAGGGTGGCTTTTCCTCCAAACTCGCTTGGAAGGTTTTCAACATCAAACAACGATCTCATCAGCTCCACGCTCTCTTTATTATTTGTGTAAACAAACTTCACTTTTTGAAATGTCAACGGGTCAAGAAAGTACTTGACGGCCTGCAGAAGtcgaagtgaaaaaaagaacaaagaacaaaGAAGTTATCATCTGAAACACTCAGTAGCCTGCAATGATTTATGTGATAATGCAATCTAAGAAAACTTTGGAGGGGATCAGTGCTTCAGCTAAATCTATAATCTGCAAGACTAAAATGAGTGTTGAAGCTGAACTGACCTTCCAGAATGCCTCAAAAATTCTAGGTGGATTGTAGATAATTGCAATGGCTAGTCTTTCTGGGTAGTGACATTGTAAAATGTTAATGACATCACGAGCTGTTCTGACAGAGATATTGGTGGCCAAGCTCCACCCTGTGAAATCTACCAACCATGACATTTGCTCTTGACCCTCAGGAAGGTTAAGGATAGCATTTTCCAGTAGATAGACTAAATGGCGAATACTATTTTCTGCATCATCCGAGCTCTGCAAAAGTAACAGAGTCAACAGCTGCCAATTTACAAATAATTTCTCTTTACACATGCCTGAGAGAATTTCGTGCATACCTGCTTTGCTGGCGTTAGGATGAGAACAGGCCTACCATATCGATCACGAAAATTTGCCCTGAAAACTTTGCCAGTTTCACCTTCATGTGCTATTTCATGCTGGACGACAACAAATCTAGATGATAAGTGGAGGCTCAAATGGATCTAATAAACTAGAATGTCACAGAAGGTTGTCATAAACTCAGTCCCAAATAACATGTTTGTTATATAGTGTGAAAAAATAAGCCTAAGAAAGTAAGAATGCTATGCATTCCTATTGGTGGAGAGATTGTATGCTCTGTTTCAGGTTTTAAGTTACCAATTCTAACCTCACTAGAATTGTGACCACAAATGCATACCACACAGCATGTCTTATCTTTTTCtgacaaattataaatttaattgaaattcaaCATGAACACTAGATCCAGAGGTATTTCACAACGAAAAGATGCAAAGCACATCTAAAGGACAAATGTATATACAAACAGAGCATTTTAGCATAAGCCACATCTTGACTTGGACAAAGGGCTAAATCCTTATGGAGTTAACGTAGTGGTTGCCAGGTAAATGCAATAGAACCGTATGAGCATACTTGGGGGCAGTTGGATATGATATGGACAATAAAGAAAACAGTAACCAAGGACcgatgagatatatatatatatatgtatgtatgtatgtatatatgcttcTTGTTTTTATATACCGTAGACAACTTGCATTTAAGAAACATATGACCTACCCAACAAATTTCTTCAGGCTTATAAGTTTCCCTCCACTTAAGTGTCCCCTCCAACATCTTCTTTGCCTTTTCAACATTCCAGTCCCGAGCTTTCAAATATCTTCTCAGGCATGCATCTGAGCAGAACATTGAACTATGCCCAAGTAAGGGTCCAAGAGCAGCCCTAAGTTCAGTAACCTGATCATAGAAAAATCTTCAGTGCCTTCTTATACCACAATATAAACCTATGAAGAGATAATGCTATAAGATCTTGAGCATGAAATTTCATTCAAGCCTCATGTTACCTTTGCATCTTGATTGTCAGAATCATCCACTTGATGGTTCTGAGGCTGTCTTTTCCAAAGATACATGTTGACTATATATGGACTTCAACCTGCAGCAAATAATCTTTGTTAAGACATCTTTCCCATTTTGTGTCCAGTGTGTGTTTTGTACTCAATGTGTAAAACACACAAATTGACCCTAGATTACATAATTGATTGAATAGGTAACATATCTCGTTCACATTAAGCTTGAAAAGCTACTGAATTGAGCAAGTGCGCGAGAGGAAATTATTGATTTATCTCACATCTTAAGACCACAAGTTGGATGCTCATTGAAATGGGGAAATTACAATCACCAAGCACAAAAATGTATTGCAGTCTTATATTCCATGATTTCTTATCAATAGCAATTCCATACCAGTCAAGCTTGATTCACTAAACAGAAAAATAGCAGGACTAATCCTTTTTTCAAAGATTCCCAATTCTACCTTTGACCATGAAAcatgattttcttttcaaacaCATTCTAACTGTTTTAAATATCTGGATTCCTTCAACTTAATAATGTATGAAATTTATAAAGGGATACTAATTCCATTCCACTTCATTGACCAGCCAAAATGTGGTCATAGGTTAAGGCAAAAATTCATTCATTGTCTGATCTGTGTTATGAACAAGGGGGAAAATTAAACTAACATATAATTAAGTCTACCTAAATGTAAAATCCTTCAACTTAAACTGCGTAGAGGAGCCGTAATCTGCTACCACTTGCTCCTTTGACCATCTACACAAAAAGAAATTGTGGCCATTAGGAAAAAACCAGGATGATTGAAAATACAATCAAACTTCAGATTGATCAAATCTACAAGTCTTTAATCATCAGGACAGTGTTTGAAATTTGCAAAGACTATGTACATCGACAATATACTAATTTAACTTAATTATGCAAATCGGAACCATAATCCATACCCAGTTTTGTAGACCAAGACATCCTGCTGTGCCATTTAAGTTTTTCTAACCCGTTGTCGACCTACTATAATCAAATACTTATCTACAATACTAAGGATCAGGCGTAATTCCTAACATTCAAGGTCAATATAGAAGAAGCAGATAGAATTACCACCGGATCAGAGATTCCATGGCAACATCGAAGCAGCAATATAGCTCAAAACACAATCAGAACGCTTAACATCCATTAAACACTGTATCAAGTAGTTCAAGCAAGGATTAACCATTTCCGGAGAAGCTCAATCACATACACACGTACACATACAGCACAAATAGATAATCCATCGCTTATCAGTCAGCCAGTGACAGATCTCCTCTAATCACATAAAAAAAGTACAGCTAATTCACATAAATAGGAGCCAGAACTGATATTTACACTCTTTAGAGAGACAAATGTCACTTTACGTACCTGACGAACAGAGACACGCAAAGGGGAGACTTACTACCCAAGCTTTAATGGAGAGACAGAGAGCGTGTGTTACGGTGGTAAGGTCGAAGCGAGATCATAAAACGGAAATGGAGGGACGGAGGGAGCGAGCGGGAGAGTTTATGCCGCCGCTTTGTCCTTTCACATTTATCATTTGTGCCCGAAAATGGTAGAGAATGCAATGCATCCAATACACGCTTTTAGCGTGACTCTCGTGTCTCCAGCTTGGCCTTCAg is from Tripterygium wilfordii isolate XIE 37 chromosome 14, ASM1340144v1, whole genome shotgun sequence and encodes:
- the LOC120014761 gene encoding phosphatidylinositol transfer protein 3-like, which encodes MYLWKRQPQNHQVDDSDNQDAKVTELRAALGPLLGHSSMFCSDACLRRYLKARDWNVEKAKKMLEGTLKWRETYKPEEICWHEIAHEGETGKVFRANFRDRYGRPVLILTPAKQSSDDAENSIRHLVYLLENAILNLPEGQEQMSWLVDFTGWSLATNISVRTARDVINILQCHYPERLAIAIIYNPPRIFEAFWKAVKYFLDPLTFQKVKFVYTNNKESVELMRSLFDVENLPSEFGGKATLTYDHEEFSRQMGEDDVKTSKFWGIDKK
- the LOC120014567 gene encoding 60S ribosomal protein L6, mitochondrial; translation: MEAKFFRFLKIVGVGYKARAEAEGRLLFLKLGYSHEVELTVPPAVRVFCFKNNVVCCTGIDKHRVHQFAAAVRSCKPPEVYKGKGIMYTDEVIKKKQGKKSK